CATTGGGCGCGCTGGCCGAGCTCGAACAGGACCTGGCGACCGGCACGCTGGTCGACCTGGTGCAACGTTTCGAGAGCGGGCGGTTTTCGAGCGGTGATGTGCTGGCGCTGGTGGTCGCGGGGTTGCGTGGCGGCGGGCATGACATCGCACGCGGCGATCTGCTGAGCGCGGAGATCGAGGGTGGCCCGATGGCGGCGGCACGGGCAGCGGCGGAGTTGCTGGCGCGAGCCTTCATGCTGCCCGGCGAGACATGAACCGGTTCGACTGGCCCGCGCTGATGCGGGCCGGGATGCAGGGGCTGCGGCTGACGCCCGACGCGTTCTGGTCGCTCACGCCCGCCGAGTTGCGGCTGATGCTGGGGCAGGCATCGGGACTGGCGCCGCTGAACCGTGACGGGCTGGAGGCGTTGATCGCCGCCTATCCCGATCTCAAGGAAGGAGTGCAGGATGCATGATGGCGAGGGAATGTCCGAACTGGAGGACCGTGCCGATGCGCTGGGCGACAGCCTGGGTGCGGCGGCGGGCATGGCGGCGGGGTTCGACGCCGAACTGCGGCGGATCCGCGAAGCCTTTGCCGGCACCGGGCGCGATGCCGCCACGCTCGAGCGCGGTCTGTCGAAAGGGTTGCGGCGCGCGTTCGACGGTGTCGCATTCGACGGCATGAAACTGTCGGACGCGCTGGAAACGGTGGCGCGGTCGATGATCCAGACCACCTATTCGGCCGCGGTCAAGCCGGTGGCGAACCATCTCGGCGGGATGCTGGCGCTGGGCGTGAATGGCATCGTGTCCGGCCTGTTGCCCTTTGCCGATGGTGGCAGCTTTTCGCAGGGCCGGGTGATGCCCTTTGCCAATGGCGGTGTCGTCAGCGGGCCGGTGGCGTTCCCGATGCGCGGCGGCATGGGCCTGATGGGGGAAGCCGGGCCGGAAGCGATCATGCCATTGGCGCGGGGCGCCGATGGCCGGCTCGGTGTGCGCAGCCAGGGCGGCGGGCGGCCGGTGCAGGTGGTGATGAACATCTCGACCCCTGACGCCGAGGGTTTCCGGCGCAGCCAGGGGCAGATCGCGGCGCAGATGAGCCGCGTTTTGGGGCGCGGCAACCGGAACCGCTGAGCAGCAAGAAGGAGAGGGGACATGAGTTTTCACGAGGTGAGATTCCCGGCCAGCCTGAGTTTCGGGTCGATCGGGGGACCGGAACGCCGCACCGATGTCGTGACCCTGGCCAATGGGTTCGAGGAGCGTAACACGCCCTGGGCGCATTCGCGGCGGCGCTATGATGCGGGCGTGGGGATGCGGTCGCTGGACGACGTCGAAACCCTGATCGCCTTCTTCGAGGCGCGGCAGGGGCAGATGTACGGGTTCCGCTGGAAGGACTGGTCCGACTACAAGTCGGGCAAGGCCTCGGCCGAGGTCGATTTCCGGGATCAGGTAATCGCGGTGGCGGACGGGCAGACATCCACCTTTGCCCTGACCAAGACCTATCGTTCGGGGGGCGTCAGCTATGATCGCCCGATCGTCAAACCGGTTGAGGGCACCGTGCGCGTCGGCGTCGAACAGGACGAGATGCGCGAGGGCGTCGAATTCGACGTGGATCTGACCACGGGCTTGATCGCCTTTTCGCATCCGCCGGCGGCGACGATGCAGATCACGGCCGGGTTCGAGTTCGATGTGCCGGTGCGGTTTGACACGGACCGTATCCAGACCAGCGTCGCCAGTTTTCAGGCCGGGGATGTGCCAAGCGTGCCGGTCGTGGAGGTGCGGGTCTGATGGCGGGGCTGAACGAAGAACTGAAGGCGCATCTGCAATCCGGCCTGACCACGGTCTGCCGCTGCTGGACCGTTGCCCGCACCGATGGCGCAACATTCGGGTTCACCGATCACGACCGCGATCTGGAATTTGCCGGAACGAGGTTCAAGGCGGACAGCGGCCTGACGGCGATGGCCCTGCAGCAGGGGACGGGGCTCGCGGTCGACAATTCCGAAGCCATCGGTGCCCTGAGCGACGCCTCGATAAGCGAGGCCGATGTGGAGGCCGGCCGTTTCGACGGGGCGCAGGTCGAGGCCTGGATCGTGAACTGGGCCGCGCCGCATATGCGCTGGCTGCAGTTTCGCGGGTCCATCGGTGAAATCAAGCGGGCAGGTGGTGCGTTTCAGGCCGAGCTGCGCGGTCTGACCGAGATGCTGAACCGGCCGGTGGGGCGGGTTTACCAGCGCCCGTGCACGGCGGTGCTGGGCGATGGCAATTGCCGGTTCAGGCTGGATACGCCCGGCTATTTCGACCAGCGCACGGTCGATGGCATCGACGGCGGGCGGGTGTTCCGGTGGGACAGTCTTGACGGCTTCGAGGTCGGCTGGTTCGCGCGCGGCCGGCTGACCATGCAGTCCGGCGCCGCCGAGGGGCTGTGGGGGCTGATCAAGCGCGACCGCGTCGAGGCGGGGCAGCGGGTGATCGAAC
This is a stretch of genomic DNA from Pukyongiella litopenaei. It encodes these proteins:
- a CDS encoding gene transfer agent family protein, with the translated sequence MINPWRGEVALVVDGNRRVLKLTLGALAELEQDLATGTLVDLVQRFESGRFSSGDVLALVVAGLRGGGHDIARGDLLSAEIEGGPMAAARAAAELLARAFMLPGET
- a CDS encoding rcc01693 family protein produces the protein MNRFDWPALMRAGMQGLRLTPDAFWSLTPAELRLMLGQASGLAPLNRDGLEALIAAYPDLKEGVQDA
- a CDS encoding phage tail tape measure protein — protein: MHDGEGMSELEDRADALGDSLGAAAGMAAGFDAELRRIREAFAGTGRDAATLERGLSKGLRRAFDGVAFDGMKLSDALETVARSMIQTTYSAAVKPVANHLGGMLALGVNGIVSGLLPFADGGSFSQGRVMPFANGGVVSGPVAFPMRGGMGLMGEAGPEAIMPLARGADGRLGVRSQGGGRPVQVVMNISTPDAEGFRRSQGQIAAQMSRVLGRGNRNR
- a CDS encoding DUF2460 domain-containing protein → MSFHEVRFPASLSFGSIGGPERRTDVVTLANGFEERNTPWAHSRRRYDAGVGMRSLDDVETLIAFFEARQGQMYGFRWKDWSDYKSGKASAEVDFRDQVIAVADGQTSTFALTKTYRSGGVSYDRPIVKPVEGTVRVGVEQDEMREGVEFDVDLTTGLIAFSHPPAATMQITAGFEFDVPVRFDTDRIQTSVASFQAGDVPSVPVVEVRV
- a CDS encoding DUF2163 domain-containing protein — protein: MAGLNEELKAHLQSGLTTVCRCWTVARTDGATFGFTDHDRDLEFAGTRFKADSGLTAMALQQGTGLAVDNSEAIGALSDASISEADVEAGRFDGAQVEAWIVNWAAPHMRWLQFRGSIGEIKRAGGAFQAELRGLTEMLNRPVGRVYQRPCTAVLGDGNCRFRLDTPGYFDQRTVDGIDGGRVFRWDSLDGFEVGWFARGRLTMQSGAAEGLWGLIKRDRVEAGQRVIELWEPLRAEIRAGDVVRLDTGCDKRMETCRLKFNNLVNFQGFPDIPDEDWMMAVPKQSGANTGGSLR